A genomic segment from Diadema setosum chromosome 11, eeDiaSeto1, whole genome shotgun sequence encodes:
- the LOC140235124 gene encoding neuropeptides capa receptor-like — MFNILDLQDIMDWTPNEVCPSDILILNLTDSPYAEFYLYSRGETILITIVMPIIWVIGVLANVSFIFVVCRLRRMRTVTNYYLVNLAIADIMFLCFAEGDKIGRFLASPVYDDQYGLKAVGCAMLNYFVQLSYYGSIFLVTLVTLEKYYAVCRPVLHRLVTGTSRTIRLVTLAWICAGVFAVCLIPGWVNWQEYCIIWPDEDKYVGMPNLTGYCQPVSEAMRIVGNGLQTIPFFIVMVLNFAMYALIIRAVNTRVAVREKQQGVAAVRSIQMRNQVVRMLIINGVIFFVCLSPYQFSSFAMMISGAIGKYLLDDNQAIQVIWAGRILSYINSACNPFVYTMTNPRYRSAFAEAFACCPMVKKRLRVKAKLDEATTQTTSADHRESAIDDKTKVIKSNDDSTTV; from the coding sequence ATGTTCAACATCCTTGACCTTCAGGACATCATGGATTGGACACCGAATGAGGTATGTCCGTCCGACATCCTTATTTTGAATTTGACTGACAGCCCGTATGCAGAGTTTTACCTGTATTCCCGTGGCGAGACTATTCTTATCACTATCGTTATGCCCATCATTTGGGTCATCGGTGTCCTAGCCAACGTCTCCTTCATCTTCGTCGTCTGCCGTCTGCGCCGCATGCGCACGGTCACCAACTACTATCTCGTCAACCTGGCCATTGCTGATATTATGTTCCTGTGCTTTGCGGAAGGTGATAAGATCGGTCGTTTCTTGGCCTCTCCAGTATACGATGACCAGTATGGACTGAAGGCGGTTGGCTGTGCCATGCTGAACTACTTTGTGCAGCTATCCTACTACGGGTCAATTTTCCTGGTTACGCTGGTGACCCTTGAGAAGTATTATGCTGTATGCCGACCAGTGCTTCATCGGCTCGTCACCGGGACGTCCCGCACCATCAGGCTCGTCACACTGGCCTGGATTTGTGCTGGTGTCTTTGCCGTCTGCCTGATTCCGGGTTGGGTGAATTGGCAGGAATATTGTATCATTTGGCCGGACGAAGACAAATATGTCGGGATGCCCAACTTGACCGGATACTGTCAACCTGTCTCAGAAGCTATGCGCATCGTAGGAAATGGCCTCCAAACAATTCCTTTCTTTATCGTTATGGTTCTTAATTTTGCCATGTACGCACTGATCATACGCGCAGTAAACACGCGCGTAGCCGTCCGCGAGAAGCAACAAGGTGTGGCAGCCGTGCGAAGTATTCAGATGCGCAACCAAGTCGTGCGCATGCTCATCATCAATGGAGTCATCTTCTTCGTTTGCCTTTCACCTTACCAGTTCTCATCATTTGCCATGATGATATCCGGGGCCATTGGTAAATATCTACTGGACGATAACCAGGCTATACAGGTCATCTGGGCAGGTCGGATATTGTCTTATATTAACTCTGCTTGCAATCCCTTCGTGTACACAATGACGAATCCCCGGTACAGGAGCGCCTTCGCCGAAGCCTTTGCCTGCTGCCCAATGGTGAAGAAACGCCTCCGTGTGAAGGCCAAACTTGATGAAGCTACCACGCAGACCACAAGTGCTGATCATAGAGAATCCGCCATTGACGACAAGACAAAGGTTATCAAATCCAATGATGACTCCACAACAGTGTAG